In the Mastomys coucha isolate ucsf_1 unplaced genomic scaffold, UCSF_Mcou_1 pScaffold18, whole genome shotgun sequence genome, one interval contains:
- the Mfap2 gene encoding microfibrillar-associated protein 2 isoform X1, producing the protein MAMRAACLFLLFMPGLLAQGQYDLDPLPPFPDHVQYNHYGDQIDNADYYDYQEVSPRTPEEQQFQSQQQVPQEVIPAPTPELAAAGDLETEPTEPGPLDCREEQYPCTRLYSIHKPCKQCLNEVCFYSLRRVYVVNKEICVRTVCAHEELLRADLCRDKFSKCGVMAVSGLCQSVAASCARSCGGC; encoded by the exons ATGGCCatgagagctgcctgcctcttcctgctgTTCATGCCTG GCCTGCTGGCTCAGGGTCAATATGACCTGGATCCTCTCCCCCCGTTCCCGGACCATGTCCAGTACAACCACTATGGAGACCAGATTG ACAATGCAGACTACTATGACTACCAAG AAGTGAGTCCTCGGACCCCTGAGGAACAACAGTTCCAATCCCAGCAGCAAGTCCCACAGGAAGTCATCCCAGCCCCTACCCCAG AACTGGCAGCTGCAGGGGACCTGGAGACTGAGCCCACGGAGCCTGGCCCACTTG ACTGCCGTGAAGAACAGTACCCGTGCACCCGCCTCTACTCCATCCACAAGCCCTGTAAACAGTGTCTCAATGAGGTTTGCTTCTACAG CCTCCGCCGAGTGTATGTGGTCAACAAGGAAATATGTGTCCGCACAGTCTGCGCCCATGAGGAACTTCTCCGAG CTGACCTGTGCCGGGACAAGTTCTCCAAGTGTGGTGTGATGGCTGTCAGTGGCCTATGCCAATCTGTGGCTGCCTCCTGTGCCAGGAGCTGTGGGGGCTGCTAG
- the Mfap2 gene encoding microfibrillar-associated protein 2 isoform X2 produces MTWILSPRSRTMSSTTTMETRLTMQTTMTTKKPCHSLPAAEVSPRTPEEQQFQSQQQVPQEVIPAPTPELAAAGDLETEPTEPGPLDCREEQYPCTRLYSIHKPCKQCLNEVCFYSLRRVYVVNKEICVRTVCAHEELLRADLCRDKFSKCGVMAVSGLCQSVAASCARSCGGC; encoded by the exons ATGACCTGGATCCTCTCCCCCCGTTCCCGGACCATGTCCAGTACAACCACTATGGAGACCAGATTG ACAATGCAGACTACTATGACTACCAAG AAGCCTTGTCACTCCCTCCCTGCTGCAGAAGTGAGTCCTCGGACCCCTGAGGAACAACAGTTCCAATCCCAGCAGCAAGTCCCACAGGAAGTCATCCCAGCCCCTACCCCAG AACTGGCAGCTGCAGGGGACCTGGAGACTGAGCCCACGGAGCCTGGCCCACTTG ACTGCCGTGAAGAACAGTACCCGTGCACCCGCCTCTACTCCATCCACAAGCCCTGTAAACAGTGTCTCAATGAGGTTTGCTTCTACAG CCTCCGCCGAGTGTATGTGGTCAACAAGGAAATATGTGTCCGCACAGTCTGCGCCCATGAGGAACTTCTCCGAG CTGACCTGTGCCGGGACAAGTTCTCCAAGTGTGGTGTGATGGCTGTCAGTGGCCTATGCCAATCTGTGGCTGCCTCCTGTGCCAGGAGCTGTGGGGGCTGCTAG